One window of the Chitinophaga niabensis genome contains the following:
- a CDS encoding His/Gly/Thr/Pro-type tRNA ligase C-terminal domain-containing protein, whose amino-acid sequence MEELQLFPAAAQQSTQVIFFHPGEARLPEVFKYVSQVRERGIVTELFTEDIKQDKQYKYAEKRGIPFIAYVEDNAPDTIFIKNIPLKQRFTIKPEELADFAF is encoded by the coding sequence TTGGAAGAACTGCAGTTATTCCCCGCTGCTGCCCAGCAATCTACACAGGTAATTTTTTTCCATCCGGGAGAAGCCAGACTGCCGGAGGTTTTCAAATATGTGAGCCAGGTACGTGAACGGGGTATTGTAACAGAACTATTCACAGAAGATATCAAACAGGACAAACAATATAAATACGCAGAGAAGCGTGGCATTCCCTTTATCGCATATGTAGAAGACAATGCGCCGGATACCATCTTCATCAAAAATATTCCCTTAAAGCAAAGGTTCACGATCAAGCCGGAAGAGCTGGCGGACTTTGCCTTCTGA
- a CDS encoding 2Fe-2S iron-sulfur cluster-binding protein: protein MAEEKKLFKVKIDNITVEVEPGTTILNAARLIGGDVVPPAMCYYSKLQGSGGKCRTCLVKVSKGSDADPRPMPKLVASCRTTVMDGMEVGNITSPEVLDARRGVVEFLLLNHPLDCPVCDQAGECDLQDLSYEHGVSATRYEFKRRTFDKIDIGDHIKLHMTRCILCYRCVFTADQLTNKREHGILGRGDASEISTYIQNSLDNDFIGNVIDVCPVGALTDRTARFKNRVWFLKPVDAHCSCDKCSGKAVLWMRGDEIFRVTARKDKYGEVEEFICDTCRFERKDPKDWTVEGPRKISRHSVISQGHYVGVHKPDETIAKVMDGRAPKLLLDIHSVSEVNMPAVDLSKIDGPAHSNDFPKNKSNGVQ from the coding sequence ATGGCGGAAGAAAAGAAATTATTTAAGGTTAAGATAGATAACATCACCGTAGAGGTGGAGCCGGGTACAACGATCCTGAATGCCGCCCGTTTGATTGGAGGCGATGTGGTGCCGCCTGCAATGTGTTATTACTCAAAACTTCAGGGCAGCGGTGGTAAATGCCGTACCTGCCTCGTAAAAGTATCCAAAGGATCTGATGCAGATCCGCGCCCCATGCCTAAGCTGGTAGCCAGCTGCCGTACCACGGTAATGGATGGGATGGAAGTTGGCAACATTACTTCTCCTGAAGTACTGGACGCCCGCAGAGGTGTAGTGGAATTCCTGCTGCTGAACCACCCGCTGGATTGCCCGGTGTGCGACCAGGCCGGAGAATGTGATCTGCAGGACCTCAGCTATGAACATGGCGTTTCTGCTACCCGCTATGAATTTAAACGCAGAACTTTCGACAAGATAGATATCGGTGATCACATCAAGCTGCACATGACGCGCTGCATCCTTTGCTACCGTTGTGTGTTCACAGCTGATCAGCTCACCAATAAACGTGAACACGGTATCCTTGGCCGTGGCGATGCTTCTGAGATCAGCACTTATATCCAGAATTCACTGGACAACGATTTCATCGGTAACGTAATTGATGTTTGCCCTGTTGGTGCATTGACAGACAGAACTGCCCGTTTCAAAAACAGGGTATGGTTCCTGAAGCCAGTGGATGCACATTGCAGCTGTGATAAATGTTCCGGTAAAGCAGTATTGTGGATGAGAGGTGATGAAATATTCCGGGTAACTGCGCGGAAAGACAAATACGGAGAGGTGGAGGAATTCATTTGCGATACCTGCCGGTTTGAAAGGAAAGATCCGAAAGACTGGACGGTAGAAGGACCGCGTAAGATCTCCCGCCACAGTGTTATTTCTCAGGGACACTATGTGGGCGTGCATAAACCGGATGAAACAATCGCAAAAGTAATGGATGGCCGTGCACCGAAATTGTTGCTGGACATTCACAGTGTCAGCGAGGTGAATATGCCTGCTGTTGATCTTAGTAAGATAGACGGCCCCGCACATTCCAACGATTTTCCCAAAAATAAAAGCAACGGCGTTCAATAA
- a CDS encoding tetratricopeptide repeat protein, with translation MNRRKSLFVAMLCIANGAMAQSVEDGLKDLYYGKFQTAKQNLEKAIAAKPTDDRAYYYLGIAELGLENRDGAAAAFTKGLAAVPASPLLTAGLGRIDLLNGKNAEAKQKFESASTASEGRNGDVARAIADANSEIVTGDRGYALTTMEKLLNNEGRKKKQMYTATAADYIELGDAYRFLGGENGGKAIGAYEKALELDPNNAEAVMKQGLVNYNARLLQQAVGDWTKATNMDANYAPAYFELYQFYITLKKDQYSPSNASKYLQKYVEVSDPSDKAKNEYYLAALSFLQKDYDAAINKAKALMASANEVYKTKLTHLTADAHLQKGDSLAAKTIMDERAKVLGEAKLELNDLKLLSAIYAKLKSGDSATQAQFTLQAGNYLENMQKRILQKMQRNSVVLQRHSKDEQLCESC, from the coding sequence ATGAACAGAAGGAAAAGTTTATTTGTAGCCATGCTCTGCATAGCCAACGGGGCCATGGCACAATCTGTGGAAGATGGTTTGAAGGATTTGTACTATGGCAAATTCCAAACCGCGAAACAGAACCTTGAAAAGGCGATAGCCGCCAAACCAACGGATGACCGCGCTTATTATTACCTCGGTATAGCTGAGCTGGGATTGGAAAACCGCGATGGCGCAGCCGCAGCCTTTACAAAAGGTCTTGCTGCAGTACCTGCTTCCCCACTGCTGACTGCAGGTTTAGGTCGTATTGACCTCCTGAACGGCAAAAATGCTGAAGCAAAGCAAAAATTTGAATCTGCCAGCACTGCCTCAGAAGGCCGTAATGGAGACGTTGCCCGCGCTATTGCAGATGCTAACAGTGAAATTGTTACGGGAGACCGTGGTTATGCACTGACCACTATGGAGAAGCTGCTGAATAACGAAGGCCGTAAGAAAAAACAAATGTACACCGCTACTGCGGCTGATTATATCGAGCTGGGCGATGCTTACCGTTTCCTGGGTGGTGAAAATGGCGGTAAAGCCATTGGCGCTTACGAAAAAGCCCTGGAACTGGATCCTAACAACGCCGAAGCTGTAATGAAGCAAGGGCTTGTAAACTACAACGCACGTTTGCTGCAGCAGGCTGTAGGTGACTGGACGAAAGCTACTAACATGGATGCAAACTATGCTCCTGCTTATTTTGAGCTTTACCAGTTCTACATCACGCTGAAAAAGGATCAATACTCTCCATCAAATGCTTCTAAGTACCTGCAAAAGTATGTAGAAGTGAGTGATCCTTCAGACAAAGCAAAGAACGAATACTACCTTGCAGCCCTGTCTTTCCTCCAAAAGGATTACGATGCGGCTATCAACAAGGCTAAAGCGCTGATGGCCAGTGCCAATGAAGTGTATAAAACGAAACTGACGCACCTGACTGCTGATGCTCATTTGCAAAAGGGAGATTCTCTCGCTGCAAAAACAATAATGGATGAGCGTGCCAAGGTCTTAGGGGAGGCAAAACTCGAACTCAACGATCTGAAACTCCTGAGTGCTATTTACGCAAAATTGAAATCCGGAGATTCTGCTACTCAGGCGCAATTCACATTGCAGGCAGGTAACTACCTGGAGAATATGCAGAAGCGGATACTGCAAAAGATGCAGAGAAATTCCGTGGTATTGCAGAGGCATTCAAAGGATGAACAACTATGCGAAAGCTGCTAA
- a CDS encoding NADH-quinone oxidoreductase subunit A, which produces MFFASEFLTASSTPFSYFPIVLQLIAALGFVGVTMIATHFLGPKRKTSDKLVNFESGIEQMGNARQPVAVKYFLTAILFVLFDVEVIFFYPYAVNFKALGWDGFWAVLAFVGFFMAGFFYIIKKGALRWED; this is translated from the coding sequence ATGTTTTTTGCCTCTGAATTTTTGACTGCCAGCAGTACTCCTTTTAGTTATTTCCCTATCGTTTTGCAACTGATTGCAGCCTTGGGGTTTGTTGGCGTTACGATGATTGCCACCCATTTTTTAGGTCCTAAGCGGAAAACCAGCGATAAGTTGGTGAATTTTGAGAGTGGTATTGAACAAATGGGTAATGCCCGTCAGCCAGTGGCGGTTAAGTACTTCCTCACGGCTATCCTTTTCGTTTTATTCGATGTGGAGGTAATCTTTTTCTACCCTTATGCTGTTAATTTTAAGGCTTTAGGTTGGGATGGTTTTTGGGCTGTACTGGCATTTGTAGGTTTCTTCATGGCCGGTTTCTTCTATATTATCAAGAAGGGAGCATTGCGCTGGGAAGATTAG
- a CDS encoding tetratricopeptide repeat protein — translation MNKRISTLIALLFLASGVMAQSIEDGLKKLYYGKYAGAKQDFEKVIAAKPTEDRGYYYLGISELGLENKQGATAAFQKGLQAVPNSPLLTAGMGRMDLLNGNASAARQKFDAATTATKGKNGEVARAIADANSEVKGGDRNYALTTMTVLMNNEGAKKRDVYNATAADYIELGDAYRSLGGENGGKAIAAYEKALELEANNAEAVMKQGHVNYNAKLLQQAVGDYAKAATLDPNYAPVFYELYQFYYTPKPQQFSLPKAKENLQKYLSLSDPGDRIKNEYYLASIMFFDKDFDGAIAKAKTLIPQANDSYKTKLNRMIADAYLQKGDSLNAKQAFDEYAQKTGEDKLEPIDFKLGSEIYGRIKYQDSAQQEQIDQKALTYLEKFAASDTLKDLDRYEGVAKAFNAARVYDKAAEWYQKYIDLKTELKEKPAAVDYFNVGFNYYRASAGNTTDTNMLNKSAEAFAKLSSNYPELTTGHYWQGMTSAGKDVEAKTGLALPYFEKYISMAEADSQKNKAGLVKAYTYLMVYYYNKDDKTNMQKYMDKLLPLDPNSEPIKQIKDNLSNKNSAPAKTSAPAKAKASS, via the coding sequence ATGAACAAGCGTATCAGCACTTTAATAGCCTTGCTGTTCCTGGCCAGCGGGGTCATGGCTCAGTCAATAGAGGATGGACTTAAGAAGCTTTACTACGGTAAATACGCCGGAGCAAAGCAGGATTTCGAGAAGGTGATTGCCGCTAAACCTACGGAGGATAGAGGTTATTATTATCTGGGGATCTCTGAACTTGGCCTGGAAAATAAACAAGGGGCAACCGCAGCATTCCAGAAAGGATTGCAGGCAGTTCCCAATTCTCCATTGCTGACGGCAGGTATGGGCCGCATGGACCTGCTGAATGGCAACGCTTCCGCTGCCCGCCAGAAGTTCGATGCCGCTACCACCGCTACAAAAGGTAAAAATGGAGAAGTGGCGCGTGCCATAGCAGATGCCAATTCAGAAGTGAAAGGAGGCGACAGGAATTATGCGCTGACCACCATGACGGTGTTAATGAATAATGAAGGGGCTAAAAAGCGGGATGTGTATAATGCCACTGCGGCGGATTACATAGAACTGGGAGACGCTTATCGCTCCCTGGGTGGTGAAAATGGCGGTAAAGCCATTGCAGCATATGAGAAAGCCCTTGAGCTGGAAGCCAATAATGCAGAAGCAGTGATGAAACAGGGACATGTGAACTACAATGCCAAGCTTTTGCAGCAGGCGGTAGGGGATTATGCGAAAGCGGCCACCCTGGACCCTAATTATGCTCCGGTGTTCTACGAACTGTATCAGTTTTACTACACTCCCAAACCACAGCAGTTCTCTTTACCCAAGGCTAAGGAAAATCTGCAGAAGTACCTGAGCCTTTCTGATCCCGGAGATCGTATCAAAAATGAATATTACCTCGCTTCCATTATGTTCTTTGACAAAGACTTTGATGGCGCGATCGCCAAGGCAAAAACCCTGATACCCCAGGCTAATGATTCCTATAAAACAAAACTGAACCGTATGATAGCGGATGCTTACCTGCAAAAGGGGGATTCGCTGAATGCAAAGCAGGCCTTTGATGAATATGCCCAGAAAACAGGAGAAGATAAACTGGAACCCATTGATTTTAAACTGGGTAGTGAAATCTATGGCCGTATCAAATACCAGGATTCTGCTCAGCAGGAGCAAATTGACCAGAAGGCTTTAACCTATCTTGAGAAATTTGCTGCTTCGGATACGTTAAAAGACCTGGACAGGTATGAAGGTGTGGCTAAGGCCTTTAATGCAGCCCGCGTATATGATAAAGCGGCAGAATGGTATCAAAAGTATATTGATCTGAAAACGGAGCTGAAAGAGAAACCTGCTGCAGTGGATTATTTTAATGTAGGGTTTAATTATTACCGTGCTTCTGCAGGTAACACTACGGATACCAATATGCTGAACAAATCAGCGGAGGCATTTGCCAAACTGTCCTCCAACTATCCGGAACTGACCACGGGCCATTACTGGCAGGGCATGACGTCTGCAGGTAAGGATGTGGAGGCTAAAACCGGGTTGGCGCTTCCTTATTTTGAGAAGTATATTTCCATGGCGGAAGCGGATAGCCAAAAGAACAAGGCCGGGCTGGTAAAAGCATATACTTACCTGATGGTATACTATTATAACAAGGACGATAAAACCAATATGCAGAAGTACATGGATAAGCTTTTGCCGCTTGATCCGAATAGTGAACCTATTAAACAGATCAAGGATAACCTGAGCAATAAGAATTCGGCCCCGGCCAAAACAAGTGCTCCGGCAAAGGCAAAAGCCAGCAGTTAG
- a CDS encoding NADH-quinone oxidoreductase subunit B, with product MSRPVQFNDKVKLVEIPEGYTGEGFFATSFDKVIGAARSNSIWPLPFATSCCGIEFMATMAAHYDISRFGSERLGFTPRQCDLLMVMGTIAKKMAPVLRQVYLQMAEPRWVIAVGACASSGGIFDTYSVLQGIDQVIPVDVYVPGCPPRPEAIIDGFMRIQELVGQESLRRRHSDRYQELMNSYGIQ from the coding sequence ATGTCTCGTCCTGTTCAGTTTAACGACAAGGTGAAGCTGGTAGAAATACCGGAAGGGTATACCGGCGAAGGATTTTTCGCTACTTCATTTGATAAGGTAATTGGTGCCGCAAGGAGCAACTCCATCTGGCCATTACCGTTTGCCACATCCTGTTGTGGTATTGAATTTATGGCCACCATGGCCGCTCACTACGATATCTCCCGTTTTGGTTCTGAACGTTTAGGCTTCACACCCCGGCAGTGCGATCTGCTGATGGTGATGGGTACTATTGCGAAGAAGATGGCCCCTGTATTACGCCAGGTGTATCTGCAGATGGCAGAGCCACGCTGGGTAATTGCTGTGGGTGCATGTGCGAGCAGCGGCGGTATTTTTGATACCTACTCTGTGCTGCAGGGTATTGATCAGGTGATACCGGTGGATGTGTATGTACCAGGATGCCCGCCACGCCCTGAAGCGATCATTGACGGGTTCATGCGTATACAGGAATTGGTTGGGCAGGAAAGTTTACGCCGCCGCCATTCAGACCGGTACCAGGAGTTGATGAATTCCTACGGAATACAATAG
- a CDS encoding NADH-quinone oxidoreductase subunit D, giving the protein MSEQHIKLPDGSIEKQTSTLNLGPTHPATHGVFQNIMEMDGERIVSATPTVGYIHRAFEKIAERRPYYQITPLTDRLNYCSAPINNMGWHLTVEKLLGIQTPKRVDYLRVIIMELARITDHLICNSVIGVDSGAFTGFLYVMQYRELVYEIYEEVCGSRLTTNIGRVGGFERNFTPVAFQKIEKFLAEYPAVLKEFENLFTRNRIFMERTQGVGGITAERAMNYGFTGPNLRATGVDYDVRIANPYCSYEDFEFSIPVGTTGDTYDRFLVRNAEQWQSLHIIRQAMDKLKSLPEDVYHADVPAYYLPDKSDVYTKMEALIYHFKIVMGETDILPGELYNPVEGANGELGFYLISDGGRSPYRLHFRRPCFIYYQAYPEMVQGAMLSDAIICMSSLNLIAGELDA; this is encoded by the coding sequence ATGTCAGAGCAACATATAAAATTACCAGACGGTTCCATAGAGAAGCAAACAAGCACGCTCAATCTGGGTCCTACACACCCTGCCACGCACGGTGTGTTCCAGAATATTATGGAAATGGATGGCGAACGCATTGTGTCCGCCACGCCTACTGTGGGTTATATTCATCGTGCTTTCGAGAAGATAGCAGAGCGGAGACCTTATTACCAGATCACACCATTAACAGACCGGCTGAACTATTGTTCGGCTCCTATTAATAATATGGGCTGGCACCTGACGGTGGAAAAACTGCTGGGCATCCAAACCCCCAAACGGGTAGATTACCTGCGCGTGATCATCATGGAGCTGGCACGTATTACGGACCACCTGATCTGTAATTCTGTAATTGGTGTGGATAGCGGGGCCTTTACAGGGTTCCTCTATGTAATGCAGTACCGTGAGCTGGTATATGAAATTTATGAAGAAGTGTGCGGCTCCCGCCTCACTACTAATATTGGCCGCGTAGGTGGTTTTGAAAGGAACTTTACACCGGTTGCTTTCCAGAAGATCGAGAAATTCCTTGCGGAATATCCTGCGGTGCTGAAGGAGTTTGAAAACCTCTTTACCCGTAACCGTATTTTCATGGAACGTACCCAGGGTGTTGGTGGCATTACTGCTGAAAGGGCTATGAACTACGGTTTTACCGGTCCTAATTTAAGGGCTACCGGTGTGGATTACGATGTGCGCATCGCTAATCCATATTGTTCTTATGAGGATTTTGAATTCTCTATTCCTGTAGGTACTACCGGTGATACATACGACCGTTTCCTGGTGCGTAATGCGGAACAATGGCAAAGTCTCCATATCATCCGTCAGGCGATGGATAAACTGAAGTCACTGCCAGAAGATGTTTACCATGCGGATGTTCCGGCCTATTACCTCCCTGATAAATCTGATGTATACACGAAGATGGAAGCGCTGATCTATCACTTTAAGATTGTGATGGGTGAAACTGATATTTTACCTGGTGAGCTGTATAATCCTGTAGAGGGTGCGAATGGTGAACTTGGTTTTTATCTTATCAGTGATGGCGGACGTTCCCCATACCGTTTGCATTTCCGCAGGCCTTGTTTCATTTACTACCAGGCATATCCTGAGATGGTACAGGGAGCGATGCTGAGTGATGCGATCATTTGTATGAGTTCGCTGAACCTGATTGCGGGTGAGTTGGATGCTTAA
- the nuoF gene encoding NADH-quinone oxidoreductase subunit NuoF: protein MGRKLLLDKAHIEGIRYYDTYRKNGGYAAAEKALKSMSPDQVIEEVKKSGLRGRGGAGFPTGLKWSFLAKPEGVPRYLVCNADESEPGTFKDRYLMEFIPHLLIEGLLISSFALGAHSTYIYIRGEYAWIPDILEEAINDAKKNNWLGKNIQGTGYDLEIYVQRGAGAYICGEETALIESLEGKRGNPRIKPPFPAVKGLWQCPTVVNNVETLAAVVPIINIGGDEYAKYGTGKSTGTKLISACGNINKPGVYEIDMNISVEEFIYSDEYCGGIPNGKRLKACIPGGSSVPILPANLLLKTAKGEPRMMTYESLNDGGFATGSMMGSGGFIVLDEDQCVVRHTMSLARFYHHESCGQCSPCREGTGWMKKVLLNIENGKGKMTDIDLLWDIQRKIEGNTICPLGDAAAWPVAAAIRHFRDEFEWHVTHPEEAQIRNFGLAHYADPLPVVATAAAV, encoded by the coding sequence ATGGGACGAAAATTATTGTTAGACAAGGCGCATATAGAAGGCATCCGGTACTATGATACCTACCGGAAGAACGGTGGTTATGCCGCTGCTGAAAAAGCCCTGAAAAGCATGAGCCCGGATCAGGTGATTGAAGAAGTGAAGAAAAGCGGACTGCGTGGCCGCGGTGGTGCAGGTTTCCCAACCGGCCTCAAGTGGAGCTTCCTGGCTAAGCCGGAAGGCGTACCCCGCTATCTTGTTTGTAACGCGGATGAATCTGAACCAGGTACTTTCAAAGACCGTTACCTGATGGAATTCATTCCCCATCTGCTCATCGAGGGCCTGCTGATCTCCAGCTTTGCTCTCGGAGCCCATAGCACTTACATTTATATCCGTGGTGAATACGCCTGGATCCCTGATATTTTAGAAGAAGCGATCAACGATGCGAAAAAAAATAACTGGCTGGGTAAGAACATCCAAGGAACCGGTTATGATCTGGAGATCTATGTGCAACGTGGTGCAGGTGCTTACATCTGTGGTGAAGAAACTGCATTGATAGAATCCCTGGAAGGTAAACGCGGTAATCCCCGCATCAAGCCACCATTCCCTGCTGTAAAGGGTTTATGGCAATGCCCTACGGTGGTGAACAATGTGGAAACGCTGGCAGCAGTGGTACCCATCATCAATATCGGAGGAGATGAATATGCGAAATACGGTACAGGTAAATCTACCGGTACCAAGTTGATCTCAGCCTGCGGCAACATCAACAAACCAGGTGTTTATGAAATAGACATGAACATCTCTGTGGAAGAATTTATTTACTCTGATGAATACTGTGGCGGCATACCCAATGGCAAACGCCTGAAGGCCTGCATTCCCGGAGGATCTTCTGTTCCCATCCTGCCTGCAAACCTGTTGCTGAAAACAGCGAAAGGCGAGCCAAGGATGATGACGTACGAAAGTTTGAATGATGGCGGTTTTGCTACCGGTTCCATGATGGGGTCCGGCGGCTTTATTGTGTTGGATGAAGATCAGTGCGTGGTACGCCATACCATGTCCCTCGCGCGTTTCTACCATCATGAGAGCTGCGGGCAATGCAGCCCCTGCAGGGAAGGAACCGGTTGGATGAAAAAAGTATTACTGAACATAGAGAACGGTAAAGGCAAAATGACTGACATTGATCTACTCTGGGATATCCAGCGCAAGATCGAGGGCAATACTATTTGTCCGCTGGGCGATGCTGCTGCATGGCCTGTAGCTGCAGCCATCCGTCATTTCCGTGATGAGTTTGAATGGCACGTGACGCATCCTGAAGAAGCGCAGATCCGCAACTTTGGTTTGGCACATTATGCAGATCCCTTGCCGGTAGTAGCAACTGCTGCTGCTGTTTGA
- a CDS encoding histidine--tRNA ligase: MAKLSIPAGTRDFGPEVVRKRNYILATIRKTFELYGFQPLETPAMENTSTLLGKYGEEGDRLIFKVLDNGDILGRAQQAKDNRELSLLLCEKSLKYDLTIPFARYVVMNHGKLVLPFKRYQIQPVWRGDKPQRGRYREFYQCDADVVGSNSLVNEVELLKIYDTVLTDLGMKDYQLKINNRKVLAGLAELVGRTDLMIDITIAIDKLDKIGDNGVREELAQRGLQPAEIDTVMAFIAVQGSNKEKLERLSILLANSETGLKGVEELRYVLNGKLATFNSEPLIDLTLARGLNYYTGMIVEVKAPAGVNMGSIGGGGRYDDLTVYSVYRAFQV, translated from the coding sequence ATGGCAAAATTAAGTATCCCCGCAGGTACACGAGATTTCGGGCCGGAAGTGGTACGCAAGCGCAACTATATTCTTGCAACCATCCGCAAAACATTTGAACTATACGGCTTCCAGCCGCTGGAAACACCAGCTATGGAAAATACCTCTACGCTGCTCGGAAAATACGGGGAAGAAGGAGACCGCCTCATTTTTAAGGTGTTGGACAATGGGGACATCCTTGGCCGTGCTCAACAGGCAAAAGACAATCGGGAACTGAGCTTATTACTCTGCGAAAAATCTTTAAAATACGATCTCACCATTCCTTTTGCCCGTTACGTGGTGATGAACCATGGCAAACTGGTACTACCCTTTAAGCGTTACCAGATCCAACCGGTATGGCGGGGAGATAAACCTCAACGTGGCCGCTACCGCGAGTTCTACCAATGTGATGCTGATGTGGTGGGAAGTAATTCCCTTGTCAATGAAGTGGAATTGCTGAAGATCTATGATACAGTACTCACTGATCTTGGCATGAAAGATTATCAGCTGAAGATCAACAACCGTAAGGTGCTGGCAGGATTGGCAGAACTCGTGGGCCGTACAGACCTGATGATCGATATCACCATTGCTATTGATAAATTGGATAAGATCGGCGATAACGGTGTGCGGGAAGAATTGGCCCAACGCGGTCTGCAGCCAGCAGAGATAGATACAGTCATGGCTTTTATTGCTGTTCAAGGCAGCAATAAAGAGAAACTGGAAAGGCTCTCCATATTACTCGCCAACTCTGAAACAGGGTTGAAAGGAGTAGAAGAGTTACGTTATGTATTAAACGGTAAACTCGCCACCTTCAATTCCGAACCACTCATTGACCTCACATTAGCACGCGGCCTCAATTATTATACAGGTATGATCGTAGAGGTAAAAGCTCCTGCGGGAGTGAATATGGGCAGCATAGGCGGTGGTGGCCGTTATGATGACCTTACGGTTTATTCGGTTTACCGGGCATTTCAGGTGTAG
- a CDS encoding NADH-quinone oxidoreductase subunit C, with the protein MSLTNEHIKNRLAEKFGDAITNFEESFGMMSFHASKEINLKVMQFLYDEQDLQFRFLSDLTAVHYPDQKGAELAVVYHLHNFVDNVRLRFKVFTDVNTPQVFTATQIFSSANWMERETYDFFGIDFVGHPNLIRILNVDEMDYFPMRKEFPLEDQSRTDKDDEMFGRGGNTAGI; encoded by the coding sequence ATGTCTTTGACGAACGAGCATATAAAAAACAGGCTGGCAGAGAAGTTTGGCGATGCAATTACCAATTTCGAGGAGTCTTTCGGGATGATGAGCTTTCATGCCTCCAAGGAGATCAACCTCAAAGTGATGCAGTTCCTTTATGATGAACAGGACCTGCAATTTCGTTTTCTCTCTGATCTTACGGCAGTGCATTATCCTGATCAAAAGGGGGCTGAGCTGGCTGTAGTGTACCACCTGCATAATTTTGTTGATAATGTGCGTTTGCGCTTCAAGGTGTTTACGGATGTAAATACACCTCAGGTGTTCACGGCCACGCAGATCTTTTCTTCCGCTAACTGGATGGAAAGAGAAACGTATGATTTCTTCGGTATTGATTTCGTAGGTCATCCAAACCTGATCCGCATCCTGAATGTGGACGAGATGGATTACTTCCCGATGCGTAAGGAATTTCCGCTGGAAGACCAGAGCAGAACGGATAAAGACGATGAGATGTTTGGCCGTGGAGGAAACACAGCAGGGATCTAA
- a CDS encoding low molecular weight protein-tyrosine-phosphatase, whose protein sequence is MKILMVCLGNICRSPLAEGILRHMAAQKHLNWEIDSAGTGNWHVGDPPDARSVKVARQHGIDISGLRGRQFNAGDFDTFDRIYVMDLDNYRDVLRKARSNADREKVQLLLEHQQPVPDPWYDDALFEPVFNLIHNACERIVNQ, encoded by the coding sequence ATGAAGATATTGATGGTTTGCCTCGGCAACATTTGCCGGTCTCCCCTTGCTGAAGGCATTCTCCGCCATATGGCCGCACAAAAGCATTTAAACTGGGAGATAGATTCCGCCGGCACCGGAAACTGGCATGTGGGAGACCCGCCAGACGCCAGATCAGTGAAAGTGGCCAGGCAGCATGGCATTGATATTTCAGGGCTAAGAGGCAGGCAGTTCAATGCGGGCGACTTTGATACTTTCGACCGGATCTATGTGATGGACCTGGACAACTACCGGGATGTGCTGCGCAAAGCCCGGAGTAATGCAGACCGCGAAAAGGTACAATTATTGCTCGAACACCAGCAGCCGGTACCAGACCCCTGGTACGATGATGCACTGTTTGAGCCTGTCTTCAACCTGATCCACAATGCCTGTGAACGCATTGTAAATCAGTAA
- a CDS encoding NAD(P)H-dependent oxidoreductase subunit E: MAVQFSEEKLNKVKEIIARYPEGKQKSALLPVLHLAQESFGGWLSAESMDYVASLLQIEPIEVYEVATFYSMYNLKPVGKYLFEVCHTGPCMLNGSDNIVAYIKETLGISNGETTADGLFTLKTVECLGACGYAPMMQLGKHFREHLTKAKVDEIIAECRAKAGEAAAV; the protein is encoded by the coding sequence ATGGCCGTTCAATTTTCTGAAGAGAAGCTGAATAAAGTAAAAGAGATCATAGCACGCTACCCGGAAGGGAAGCAGAAGAGTGCACTGCTGCCGGTGTTACACCTGGCGCAGGAATCGTTCGGCGGCTGGCTGAGTGCGGAGTCGATGGATTATGTGGCATCGCTGCTGCAGATAGAACCGATTGAAGTGTATGAGGTGGCTACCTTTTACTCCATGTACAATCTGAAACCTGTTGGTAAATATCTGTTCGAGGTATGCCATACAGGGCCCTGCATGTTGAATGGTTCTGATAATATTGTTGCGTATATCAAAGAAACACTGGGGATCAGTAATGGTGAAACAACGGCTGACGGGCTTTTTACTTTGAAGACAGTGGAGTGCCTCGGGGCTTGTGGTTATGCGCCGATGATGCAGTTAGGTAAACACTTCAGGGAGCATCTCACCAAAGCAAAAGTGGATGAGATCATCGCGGAGTGCAGGGCTAAGGCTGGTGAGGCGGCTGCAGTGTAA